In Hahella sp. KA22, one genomic interval encodes:
- a CDS encoding AGE family epimerase/isomerase, protein MNFRSRDFLTAHSREILDFYLRAGRDERGGYFQNYFDDGRVFSPGDKHLVSSCRMTFNFYQAHQFLEARNEEERAQWLEWAEHGLAYLRETHKRADAPGYVWTFKDYQPTDLRQYCYGYAFLILAFASSVSAGEESAREDLYAAWELMEKHFWQPQQGLYADEISADWSQVSAYRGQNANMHACEAMIAAYEATSDSRFLSRAIALAEKVVLELGGKSDGLVWEHFTQDLDIDWDYNKDDPKNLYKPWGFQPGHQTEWTKLLLMLARHSDLPWLTAKARELFDRAMEAAWDDRHGGLFYGFALDQSICDDDKYFWVQAESFAAAALLGEATGEEGYWRWYERLWEYSWAHFVDHDHGAWYRILNADNSKVTDKKSEAGAKCDYHSLNACLETLRVLRALSV, encoded by the coding sequence ATGAATTTCAGAAGCAGGGATTTTTTAACTGCGCATAGCCGCGAGATACTGGATTTCTATCTGCGCGCAGGCCGTGACGAGCGAGGCGGTTATTTTCAAAACTATTTTGACGACGGCCGCGTGTTTTCTCCGGGAGACAAACATCTGGTCAGCAGTTGCCGGATGACGTTCAACTTTTATCAGGCGCACCAGTTTTTGGAGGCACGCAATGAAGAGGAGCGGGCGCAATGGCTGGAGTGGGCCGAACACGGACTGGCTTATCTGCGTGAGACGCACAAAAGGGCGGATGCGCCCGGTTATGTGTGGACCTTCAAGGATTACCAACCCACAGACCTACGGCAGTACTGCTATGGTTACGCCTTCCTGATTCTGGCGTTCGCTTCGTCAGTCAGCGCCGGAGAAGAGTCAGCGCGTGAAGATCTGTACGCGGCTTGGGAGCTGATGGAAAAACACTTCTGGCAGCCTCAACAAGGTCTCTATGCGGATGAAATCAGCGCTGACTGGAGTCAGGTGTCGGCCTATCGTGGCCAGAACGCTAATATGCACGCCTGCGAGGCGATGATCGCCGCCTATGAAGCCACGTCGGACTCACGTTTTCTGTCGCGCGCCATTGCGCTTGCGGAAAAGGTTGTCCTGGAGCTTGGAGGGAAATCAGATGGGCTGGTGTGGGAACACTTCACCCAGGATCTGGATATCGATTGGGACTACAACAAAGACGATCCCAAGAACCTCTATAAGCCCTGGGGATTTCAGCCAGGTCATCAGACTGAATGGACCAAGCTGTTGTTGATGCTCGCCCGTCACAGCGATTTACCCTGGCTGACCGCCAAAGCGCGTGAGCTGTTTGATCGTGCTATGGAAGCCGCCTGGGATGATCGCCACGGCGGACTGTTTTACGGCTTTGCTCTAGACCAGAGTATTTGCGATGACGATAAATATTTCTGGGTGCAGGCGGAAAGCTTCGCGGCGGCGGCGTTGCTGGGCGAGGCGACAGGAGAAGAAGGCTATTGGCGCTGGTATGAGCGTCTTTGGGAATATTCCTGGGCGCATTTTGTCGACCATGACCATGGCGCCTGGTATCGAATACTTAATGCGGATAACTCCAAAGTCACTGATAAGAAGAGTGAAGCTGGCGCGAAGTGTGACTATCACTCATTGAACGCCTGTCTGGAGACATTGCGCGTGCTGCGCGCTTTATCAGTCTGA
- a CDS encoding carbohydrate kinase, with amino-acid sequence MSTVVCFGEALIDFLNIGQDEEAPLRLRKFKQFPGGAPANVAVAIAKLGGDARFAGQVGEDEFGRFLAHALQAYGVDTSQLLFHPTAKTALAFVMLDDSGERTFSFYRDGSADMVLQAEQVTPDWFAGASVFHYCSNTLTTPSIAAVTESALRRAKDAGCVISFDVNLRHNLWASGQADKDVIIRLAASSHLLKLSLDELEYLAAGSDSEALCQNWLQQGVKLILVTDGGKPIRYVSPAFSGEEATPPVKVVDTTAAGDSFMGAILFGLSKCGDQATLLDSQSQVAALVRFASQCGALTVSRQGAFPALPDWSEVSRFWELSE; translated from the coding sequence ATGAGCACTGTCGTTTGTTTTGGTGAAGCCCTCATCGATTTTCTGAATATCGGACAGGATGAGGAAGCCCCTCTGCGTCTGCGCAAATTCAAACAGTTTCCAGGCGGCGCCCCAGCCAATGTGGCGGTGGCCATCGCCAAGCTGGGAGGCGACGCCAGGTTTGCGGGGCAGGTGGGAGAAGATGAGTTCGGCCGCTTTCTGGCTCATGCGCTGCAAGCCTATGGCGTAGACACCAGCCAGTTGCTGTTTCACCCGACAGCGAAAACCGCCCTGGCGTTCGTGATGTTGGACGACTCGGGCGAGCGTACGTTTTCTTTTTATCGAGATGGCTCCGCGGATATGGTTTTGCAGGCGGAGCAGGTCACTCCGGACTGGTTTGCGGGCGCTTCCGTCTTTCATTATTGCTCTAACACCCTCACGACACCCTCGATCGCCGCCGTCACTGAGAGCGCGCTGCGTCGGGCCAAAGACGCCGGCTGCGTTATCAGCTTTGACGTGAATCTGCGCCATAATCTGTGGGCGTCGGGACAAGCGGATAAAGACGTGATCATTCGTTTGGCGGCCTCTTCTCACTTATTAAAGCTGTCTCTGGATGAGCTGGAGTATCTCGCTGCAGGTTCTGATTCCGAAGCGCTTTGTCAGAACTGGCTGCAACAGGGCGTGAAGTTGATCCTGGTGACAGACGGCGGCAAGCCTATTCGTTATGTTTCCCCCGCATTTTCTGGAGAGGAAGCGACGCCGCCGGTGAAGGTGGTGGACACCACGGCGGCGGGGGATTCGTTTATGGGAGCCATATTGTTTGGATTGTCGAAATGCGGCGACCAGGCGACGCTGCTCGATTCACAATCACAGGTCGCCGCGCTGGTGCGTTTCGCTTCCCAGTGCGGGGCATTAACGGTAAGTCGGCAAGGAGCTTTTCCTGCATTGCCTGACTGGTCTGAAGTCAGTCGTTTTTGGGAGCTGAGTGAATGA
- a CDS encoding helix-turn-helix domain-containing protein — translation MIGQSYGRESHPYGFELEGERHQPEAMTTAHQHCHLEILILTRGSVEMLYGQQTMKLSAGDLLCYSALHFHQFGAVSDDAVAYSFRLPLFALFNLQLSCGVKQQLFHGVPCRARCAGLVDDTMLARWVAELRLCDPALDDLILDEITLLLRRLFKDACYTPPDQQIPGVTGLKVSQHIPVMLQFINDNYHASISVCDVADHVGLHKNFAMTLFKKTLGMSILEYLTALRVHHARRMLQYTGEQVTQIAYASGFSSVTRFYEVFAKYFGESPQKYRKSCVLVGDE, via the coding sequence ATGATTGGTCAATCCTATGGCCGAGAAAGCCATCCGTACGGATTTGAGCTGGAAGGCGAACGCCACCAGCCGGAAGCGATGACGACTGCGCATCAGCACTGTCATCTTGAGATCCTTATTCTGACCCGCGGCAGTGTTGAGATGCTGTATGGTCAACAGACGATGAAATTATCCGCCGGAGACCTTCTGTGTTATTCCGCGTTGCACTTTCATCAGTTTGGCGCTGTGAGCGATGACGCCGTGGCGTACAGCTTCAGACTCCCTCTTTTCGCCTTGTTTAACCTGCAACTTTCCTGCGGCGTAAAGCAGCAACTGTTTCATGGTGTTCCCTGCCGCGCGCGCTGCGCCGGGTTGGTGGACGATACTATGTTGGCGCGTTGGGTGGCGGAATTGAGGCTGTGTGATCCCGCCTTGGATGATCTCATTCTGGATGAAATCACACTGTTGTTAAGGCGCCTGTTCAAGGACGCTTGTTACACCCCTCCTGATCAACAGATCCCCGGCGTCACGGGACTCAAGGTCAGTCAGCATATTCCGGTGATGCTGCAATTCATCAATGACAATTATCATGCGTCTATTAGCGTTTGTGATGTGGCGGACCATGTGGGGCTGCACAAGAACTTCGCCATGACGTTGTTCAAGAAAACCCTGGGGATGTCGATTCTTGAGTACTTGACTGCGCTGCGGGTGCATCACGCCCGACGTATGTTGCAATATACCGGAGAGCAGGTGACTCAGATCGCCTACGCCAGCGGGTTTTCTTCTGTGACGCGGTTCTACGAAGTGTTTGCTAAATACTTTGGCGAGTCGCCGCAAAAGTATCGGAAAAGTTGCGTTTTGGTAGGAGACGAGTGA
- a CDS encoding ABC transporter ATP-binding protein → MAALEIQNVRKTYGGKTEVLKGINISIEKGEFLILVGPSGCGKSTLMNSIAGLEEITDGAILIGGEDVSGRSPKDRDIAMVFQSYALYPSMNVRDNIAFGLEMRKVPKDERTAEVERVAKMLQIEHLLDRKPSQLSGGQRQRVAMGRALARKPKIYLFDEPLSNLDAKLRVEMRTEIKKLHQNLGTTIVYVTHDQIEAMTLADRIAVMKDGIVQQFGTPQEIYDEPANIFVAGFMGSPAMNFIPVQIQNEGGGLVAKVTTRDGRTYSLPLGERGACLTNYVGKQVTLGLRPERVTQVNPHEVERADVMVLEAEIDMVEPTGPDTVMHIHLNGTEVSCRVAPDSAGKLGEKMNLMLDLSKAVFFDIESQARIG, encoded by the coding sequence ATGGCTGCATTAGAAATTCAAAACGTTCGTAAGACCTACGGCGGTAAAACGGAAGTCCTCAAAGGCATTAACATCAGTATCGAGAAGGGCGAGTTTTTGATCCTTGTCGGTCCGTCCGGCTGCGGTAAGTCCACGCTGATGAACAGCATCGCCGGACTGGAGGAGATCACCGATGGCGCTATTTTGATCGGCGGTGAAGACGTTTCCGGCCGTAGCCCGAAAGATCGCGACATCGCCATGGTATTCCAGAGCTATGCGTTGTATCCAAGCATGAACGTTCGCGACAACATCGCGTTCGGCTTGGAAATGCGCAAGGTGCCAAAAGACGAGCGCACAGCTGAGGTGGAGCGTGTGGCGAAAATGCTGCAAATTGAGCATTTGCTGGACCGCAAGCCTTCCCAGCTTTCCGGTGGTCAGCGTCAGCGCGTGGCGATGGGGCGGGCATTAGCGCGCAAACCCAAGATTTATCTGTTCGACGAACCACTGAGTAACCTGGACGCCAAGTTGCGGGTGGAAATGCGGACGGAAATCAAAAAACTGCACCAGAATCTGGGCACTACCATTGTTTACGTGACCCACGATCAGATCGAGGCGATGACCCTGGCGGATCGAATCGCGGTCATGAAAGACGGCATCGTACAGCAGTTCGGCACCCCGCAGGAGATCTATGACGAACCCGCCAACATTTTCGTTGCCGGCTTCATGGGCTCACCAGCGATGAACTTCATTCCAGTGCAGATCCAAAACGAAGGCGGCGGCCTGGTGGCGAAAGTCACTACCCGTGACGGCCGCACTTACAGTCTGCCTCTGGGCGAGCGTGGCGCCTGCCTGACTAACTACGTCGGCAAGCAGGTGACTCTGGGTCTGCGTCCTGAAAGGGTGACTCAGGTGAATCCGCATGAAGTGGAGAGAGCTGATGTCATGGTGCTGGAGGCTGAGATTGATATGGTCGAGCCTACCGGACCGGATACTGTTATGCATATCCATCTGAACGGTACGGAAGTGAGCTGTCGTGTAGCGCCTGACAGTGCGGGCAAGCTGGGAGAGAAGATGAACCTGATGCTTGATCTGTCCAAAGCCGTTTTCTTCGATATCGAGAGCCAAGCCCGTATCGGCTAG
- a CDS encoding carbohydrate ABC transporter permease, giving the protein MVNQTAQSSMNWNRINRGLIYAVLLTAALFYLLPLVVMVLTSFKTMDDIRSGNLISWPTEFVFDAWSKAWSTACTGVRCEGVEGYFWNSVQIVVPAVLISTFLGALNGYVFTKWKFRGSELLFGLLLFGCFIPFQVVLLPMAQTLGLLGLANTTAGLVFVHIVYGMAFTTLFFRNFYINIPGELVKAAQLDGAGFFTIFWRILLPISGPIIVVTIIWQTTQIWNDFLFGVVYGSGDTQPITVALNNLVNTSTGVKEYNVHMAAAIIAGLPTLLVYVLAGKYFVRGLTAGSVKG; this is encoded by the coding sequence ATGGTTAATCAGACTGCGCAATCATCCATGAACTGGAATCGTATTAACCGCGGCCTTATCTACGCGGTGTTGCTGACCGCAGCGCTGTTTTATTTGCTGCCGCTGGTGGTTATGGTGCTGACCTCGTTCAAGACGATGGACGACATCCGTAGCGGCAACCTGATTTCCTGGCCGACAGAGTTTGTATTCGACGCCTGGTCTAAGGCTTGGAGCACCGCTTGTACAGGCGTTCGCTGTGAAGGCGTGGAAGGCTACTTCTGGAACTCCGTGCAAATCGTTGTGCCGGCGGTTCTGATCTCTACATTCCTGGGCGCCCTGAACGGCTATGTGTTCACTAAGTGGAAATTCCGCGGAAGCGAGCTGCTCTTCGGTCTGCTGTTGTTCGGATGCTTTATTCCGTTTCAGGTAGTGTTGTTGCCTATGGCGCAGACCCTGGGACTGTTGGGCCTGGCCAACACCACCGCTGGTTTGGTGTTCGTGCACATTGTCTACGGTATGGCGTTTACGACTCTGTTTTTCCGTAACTTCTACATCAATATTCCTGGTGAGCTGGTCAAGGCGGCGCAGTTGGACGGGGCCGGCTTCTTCACTATTTTCTGGCGTATTCTGCTGCCGATTTCCGGTCCGATTATTGTGGTGACCATTATCTGGCAGACCACACAGATCTGGAACGACTTCTTGTTCGGCGTGGTTTACGGCAGCGGCGATACTCAGCCGATTACCGTTGCACTGAACAACCTGGTGAACACCTCCACTGGCGTGAAGGAATATAACGTGCATATGGCGGCGGCGATTATCGCGGGTCTGCCAACACTATTGGTTTACGTACTGGCCGGCAAATACTTCGTCAGAGGACTGACCGCCGGGTCTGTGAAAGGCTAG
- a CDS encoding carbohydrate ABC transporter permease, with protein MGAHDRPEATAKAKGGLAWLERWLPKMVLAPTFIMMLVFIYGYIIWTAVLSMTNSRFLPSYDFVGLLQFEKLFENDRWLVACTNLGIFGGLFILVCLVLGVTLAILLDQKIRQEGAIRTVYLYPMALSFIVTGTAWKWMLNPGLGLEKVVRDLGFESFSFDWIVDPNMAIYTLVIAAVWQSSGFVMAMFLAGLRGIDNSIIQAAQIDGATLPKIYRRIILPSLRPVFFSAFIILSHIAIKSFDLVAAMTGGGPGYSTDLPATFMYAHSFTRSQIGLGAASAMLMLGGVLAILIPYLYSELRGSRNG; from the coding sequence ATGGGCGCACACGATCGTCCCGAAGCAACTGCAAAAGCGAAAGGCGGTCTTGCCTGGTTGGAGCGCTGGCTGCCAAAAATGGTGCTGGCTCCGACGTTCATCATGATGCTGGTCTTTATCTATGGCTACATCATCTGGACGGCGGTCCTGTCGATGACTAATTCGCGTTTTCTGCCGTCATATGATTTTGTCGGCCTGCTTCAATTCGAAAAGCTGTTTGAAAACGACCGTTGGCTGGTGGCTTGCACCAACCTGGGTATTTTTGGCGGACTGTTCATTCTGGTCTGCCTGGTTCTGGGGGTGACCCTGGCGATATTGTTGGACCAGAAGATTCGTCAGGAAGGCGCGATCCGTACGGTCTATCTGTATCCTATGGCGTTGTCCTTCATCGTTACTGGTACGGCCTGGAAGTGGATGCTGAATCCTGGACTGGGTCTGGAAAAAGTGGTGCGGGATTTAGGGTTTGAAAGCTTCAGTTTTGACTGGATCGTCGACCCGAATATGGCCATCTACACGCTGGTGATCGCCGCCGTATGGCAGTCATCTGGATTTGTGATGGCGATGTTCCTGGCGGGGCTGCGCGGCATCGATAATTCCATTATCCAAGCGGCGCAGATAGACGGCGCCACGCTGCCGAAAATCTATCGTCGCATTATTCTACCGAGTCTGCGCCCGGTGTTTTTCAGCGCCTTTATCATTCTGTCTCACATCGCGATCAAGAGTTTTGACTTGGTGGCGGCGATGACGGGCGGCGGCCCTGGCTATTCTACTGACTTGCCGGCGACCTTTATGTATGCGCACTCATTCACCCGTAGCCAGATTGGTCTGGGCGCGGCGAGCGCGATGCTTATGCTGGGCGGCGTACTGGCTATCCTGATTCCCTATCTGTACTCAGAATTGAGAGGGTCCCGTAATGGTTAA
- a CDS encoding ABC transporter substrate-binding protein, producing MKRIKKALAPIVLSGIAAATSAQAGEVEVLHWWTSGGEAASVAVLKGLLEKEGHTWKDFAVAGGGGESAMTVLKSRAVSGNPPAAAQIKGLDIQEWANLGLLANLDSVAKAGNWDKLLPEVVSNVMKYENHYVAVPVNVHRVNWLWANPDVFRKAGVGIPTTWEEFPAAADAIQKAGFIPLAHGGQAWQDATLFEAIALGMGGSEFYNKAFVKHDADTLKSEKMVKIFETFKSMRKYIDKDAAGRDWNIATSMVINGKAAMQVMGDWAKGEFSAAGKKPGIDYMCLPAPGTSGQYTFNIDSFAMFKLNNDDNVKAQNAMARLIMEPTFQETFNLNKGSIPVRSGMARDKFDSCAESSMDAFNAAASTGDLVPSMAHGMSTTSYIQGAIYDVVTNFFNDDSQSAKEAVNKLAQAVKAAM from the coding sequence ATGAAACGAATTAAAAAAGCTCTTGCTCCTATCGTTCTTTCTGGCATCGCAGCAGCAACTTCAGCACAGGCGGGCGAAGTTGAGGTTCTCCACTGGTGGACCTCCGGCGGTGAAGCGGCGTCTGTCGCTGTATTGAAAGGCTTGTTGGAGAAAGAAGGGCACACCTGGAAAGACTTTGCGGTTGCCGGGGGTGGCGGGGAAAGCGCCATGACCGTTCTGAAATCAAGAGCCGTATCTGGAAACCCACCTGCAGCAGCCCAGATCAAAGGTCTGGACATTCAGGAGTGGGCGAATCTCGGTCTGTTGGCGAACCTGGACTCTGTCGCCAAAGCCGGAAACTGGGACAAACTGCTCCCAGAAGTCGTTTCCAACGTCATGAAATATGAAAACCACTACGTTGCTGTTCCGGTAAACGTGCACCGGGTGAACTGGCTGTGGGCCAACCCAGACGTTTTCCGTAAAGCGGGCGTAGGCATCCCAACCACTTGGGAAGAATTCCCTGCAGCGGCTGACGCGATTCAGAAAGCGGGCTTCATTCCGCTGGCGCACGGCGGTCAGGCATGGCAGGACGCCACTCTGTTCGAAGCCATCGCTTTGGGCATGGGCGGCAGCGAGTTCTACAACAAAGCCTTTGTTAAGCACGATGCTGATACGCTGAAGAGCGAGAAGATGGTTAAGATCTTCGAAACCTTCAAGAGCATGCGTAAATACATCGACAAAGATGCAGCCGGTCGCGACTGGAACATTGCTACATCCATGGTCATCAATGGCAAAGCTGCGATGCAGGTGATGGGCGACTGGGCCAAAGGCGAATTCTCCGCAGCGGGTAAAAAGCCTGGTATCGACTACATGTGTCTGCCTGCTCCAGGTACTTCCGGTCAGTACACGTTTAACATCGACAGCTTCGCCATGTTCAAACTGAACAATGACGATAACGTCAAAGCACAGAACGCAATGGCGCGTCTGATCATGGAGCCGACTTTCCAGGAAACTTTTAACCTGAACAAGGGTTCTATTCCAGTTCGTAGCGGTATGGCTCGCGACAAGTTCGACAGCTGTGCGGAATCATCTATGGACGCTTTCAACGCCGCTGCTTCCACTGGCGATCTGGTGCCCAGTATGGCGCATGGCATGTCCACTACGTCCTACATCCAGGGCGCTATCTATGACGTCGTCACCAACTTCTTCAATGACGACAGTCAGTCCGCTAAAGAAGCGGTCAACAAGCTGGCTCAGGCTGTAAAAGCAGCAATGTAA
- a CDS encoding ATP-binding protein, with amino-acid sequence MGIKRGARRGLARLVPQSLLSRMVIVLVIAVLAAQALSSLIWVAQIKTRNQENVLSMSNHLAFSIASTVRFFKSLPVEYRHIVLDQLRRMGGSRFFVTFNSELINISPTPDADLKRWVLEEVDSVLQRELGRQVEIISEFSFAESLHVFNNDIRLLDLPPGWGHHSLLLHPQKTPILVVQIGLEKDEWLYLATLLPTPDGLIEGDYLPAERLWFMGITVVLVVLSLFVVVRWLTRPLKLLSRAADELGKDIERPPLPEEGSTEVVAAARTFNAMQERIQRYIQDRETLFSAISHDLKTPITRLRLRAEMLDDDQLRGKFIQDLEDLDHMVHGALQCVKDTTVHENPVNIDLHYLLQQICEGADLQRKKVVLTGVLEQPFWGKPLALKRAFSNIIDNALFYGHQAEVFLEDVNEGVHVAVRDFGPGVPEMEQDRIFEPYVRLEKSRNRNTGGSGLGLSIARNIIHAHGGRLKVRNHEQGGFVVEVWLPRQYQEV; translated from the coding sequence ATGGGGATTAAGCGAGGCGCTCGCCGGGGCCTGGCGCGCTTGGTTCCACAGTCTTTATTGTCGCGTATGGTGATTGTCCTGGTCATTGCCGTTCTCGCGGCGCAAGCCCTGTCCAGCTTGATTTGGGTGGCGCAGATAAAAACCCGTAACCAGGAAAATGTGCTGAGCATGTCCAATCATTTGGCGTTCAGCATCGCCTCTACGGTGCGCTTCTTCAAATCTCTGCCGGTTGAATACCGTCATATTGTCCTCGATCAGTTACGGCGCATGGGCGGCTCGCGGTTCTTCGTCACTTTCAACAGTGAGCTCATTAATATCAGTCCGACGCCGGACGCCGACCTGAAGCGCTGGGTTTTAGAAGAAGTGGACTCTGTTCTGCAACGGGAGCTGGGCCGTCAGGTGGAGATCATCTCCGAGTTCTCTTTCGCCGAGTCCCTGCATGTTTTTAACAATGACATTCGCCTGTTGGATCTGCCGCCTGGATGGGGGCACCACAGCCTGTTGTTACACCCGCAAAAGACTCCGATCCTGGTGGTGCAGATAGGATTGGAGAAAGACGAGTGGCTGTATCTGGCTACGCTGTTGCCCACGCCTGACGGCCTGATTGAGGGCGATTATCTACCCGCCGAGCGTCTTTGGTTTATGGGAATTACGGTGGTTCTAGTGGTGCTGTCGTTGTTTGTGGTGGTGCGTTGGCTGACGCGCCCGCTGAAATTGCTATCGCGGGCGGCGGATGAATTAGGTAAGGATATCGAGCGTCCTCCGCTACCGGAAGAAGGCAGCACGGAAGTGGTCGCGGCGGCGCGCACCTTTAACGCTATGCAAGAGCGCATTCAGCGTTATATTCAGGATCGGGAAACGTTGTTCTCCGCTATCTCCCATGACCTCAAAACGCCGATCACCCGCCTGCGACTACGGGCGGAAATGCTGGACGACGACCAGTTGCGGGGTAAGTTCATTCAAGACCTGGAAGATCTCGATCATATGGTGCATGGCGCCTTGCAGTGCGTTAAAGACACCACTGTTCATGAAAATCCGGTGAATATCGATCTACACTATTTATTGCAGCAAATTTGCGAGGGCGCGGATCTGCAGCGCAAGAAAGTAGTGCTGACCGGCGTGTTGGAACAGCCGTTCTGGGGTAAGCCGCTGGCGCTCAAGCGAGCGTTCAGCAATATCATCGATAATGCGCTGTTCTACGGACATCAGGCGGAAGTATTTCTGGAAGATGTGAATGAAGGCGTGCACGTTGCGGTGCGGGATTTTGGTCCCGGAGTTCCGGAAATGGAGCAGGATCGCATTTTCGAACCTTACGTAAGGTTAGAAAAGTCACGCAATCGTAACACGGGCGGATCAGGACTTGGTTTGAGTATCGCCCGCAATATTATCCATGCTCATGGCGGCAGGCTGAAGGTCAGAAACCATGAGCAGGGCGGCTTTGTCGTGGAAGTCTGGCTGCCAAGGCAGTATCAGGAAGTCTGA
- a CDS encoding response regulator, translating into MTHKNKHIVVVDDDLEIRQLLSQYLSKNGFDVSPAEDGETLFKLLEGETPDLIILDIMLPGDDGFTICQRLRKSSTVPIIMLTANADDTDRIVGLEMGADDYIAKPFNPRELLARMKAILRRVQPKQSAPSGQPKIYRFGNLVLDTTSRMLLQPNGDKSAISGADYTLLCLFLEKGNEVLSRDEISDVLHGRECSPLDRSIDVHMSRLRQRLGDDAKNPTLIKTVRGSGYVLAVPVEREYGD; encoded by the coding sequence ATGACGCACAAAAACAAGCATATAGTCGTTGTGGACGACGATTTGGAAATTCGGCAATTGCTGAGCCAGTATCTTTCCAAAAACGGCTTTGACGTATCTCCGGCTGAGGATGGCGAGACGCTGTTCAAGCTGCTGGAGGGCGAGACGCCGGATCTGATTATTCTGGACATCATGCTGCCCGGCGACGATGGCTTCACTATCTGCCAGCGTTTGCGTAAGTCGTCCACCGTTCCCATCATCATGTTGACCGCCAATGCGGATGACACGGATCGTATCGTCGGTCTCGAAATGGGGGCTGATGACTATATCGCCAAACCTTTCAATCCTCGGGAGTTGCTGGCGCGGATGAAAGCGATCCTGCGTCGGGTGCAGCCCAAGCAGAGCGCGCCTTCCGGGCAACCCAAAATCTACCGTTTCGGCAATCTGGTTCTGGACACTACGTCCCGCATGCTGTTGCAACCTAACGGCGACAAGAGCGCCATTAGCGGCGCTGACTACACTTTATTGTGTCTGTTTTTGGAAAAGGGCAATGAGGTGTTAAGCCGGGATGAAATTTCCGACGTGCTGCACGGGCGCGAGTGCTCGCCATTAGACCGTAGCATTGACGTACATATGAGTCGATTGCGGCAGCGTTTAGGCGACGACGCCAAAAATCCCACGCTGATCAAGACTGTGCGCGGCTCCGGTTATGTTTTAGCAGTGCCGGTTGAGCGCGAATATGGGGATTAA
- a CDS encoding trimeric intracellular cation channel family protein, with amino-acid sequence MYVFLDFFGIAVFAISGALVAGHKKLDVFGVLVVALVTCLGGGTLRDLVLNAHPVVWIANTTYLGVGIISALATFVLVRLKRIPLHMLEVCDAIGLAFFTIAGTQKAQALGHSFEICLLMGIMTGVAGGVLRDIICNEIPLIFHREIYATPAIAGSFLYLTLSYFGIDSDVAALSGMAVTLASRLAGVYFNISLPAFLFSEDEQETPKLE; translated from the coding sequence ATGTACGTGTTTCTGGATTTCTTTGGTATCGCTGTATTCGCCATTTCCGGCGCGCTTGTCGCCGGACACAAGAAACTGGACGTTTTCGGCGTGCTTGTGGTCGCCCTGGTAACCTGCCTCGGTGGCGGCACTCTGCGCGATCTCGTATTGAACGCTCACCCCGTCGTCTGGATCGCCAACACAACCTATCTTGGCGTAGGCATTATTTCCGCCCTCGCCACGTTCGTACTGGTCAGGCTCAAACGAATCCCTCTTCATATGCTGGAAGTTTGCGACGCCATCGGGCTGGCCTTTTTCACGATCGCCGGTACGCAAAAAGCGCAAGCGCTGGGCCACAGCTTCGAAATTTGCCTATTGATGGGCATCATGACTGGCGTTGCTGGCGGTGTTTTACGCGATATTATCTGTAACGAAATCCCGCTGATTTTCCATCGCGAAATCTATGCGACGCCCGCCATCGCCGGCTCATTTTTATACCTGACTTTGAGCTACTTCGGCATAGACTCGGACGTCGCTGCGTTGTCCGGCATGGCGGTCACGCTGGCGTCACGACTCGCCGGCGTGTACTTCAATATCAGCTTGCCCGCGTTTCTTTTTTCTGAAGACGAGCAGGAAACGCCTAAACTGGAGTAG